The Candidatus Woesearchaeota archaeon genome has a segment encoding these proteins:
- a CDS encoding glycosyltransferase, with product MTPIDAVTEVSRDLFPNRRVLLIAHEFETGGGIATYVRHTKKALRSLDLMVDVLVRAHGSSSEASLFTDDVATSVDINNLPQLLKRRPYDLIHFNSISTTTMYGFPLRGLGILNTPLVYTAHSSIQQEMDRLGVGGAEYQRALEAQHQLLDIADRIIVPSTALGGALGGQSKIRVVPNPVALPTFEAKNVDAIANWIRKHYAPNDEDLLIYSGRLGQEKGVTTLAAAYNHLKRQRTNLRLLYVGAGPATPTVYQILGADCDGFIKDGSGRKYPPVTGWRQGEELFAYYAAADAIIIPSKLESFGLSAAEALLMKKPLIVSDIDGPHEYFVEPGFAYGISNPNDVSAIIQATNRCLAEKGTSSQRAMIDRAVAHLTSELNLGSFGKRVLRTYAESIGNTTRRRHYYHAAAAYHQRRLEELLTEEPDNGAIAYALAEMYASHGETSSAQQLLERAMTCTFTASYGVEKQQAYVALAALYYKKREYHLLPPLFKEGSVLLEHDKVDAYKKAVVDDWYEFGIKAREARDLVLSQYYFNLILETDPNHGNAHHRIAQTIKELGGEDARMREHYDYALALRAEMFPEEFMTGFASEATRGSSTRTYHNEITLYRFNRPRIIYATPKERRALSGFVVKKVMEEGDLRTITLQRAKTEFSTLELLATSPQFQDHYRVPLPLAYDPTSGIIVMELVQGRSVPSIVAQNPTKFVEYMERIASFAAELHEIRIHDRADAPLTTNVQYSLYLNMIREDNTKSADPAYRRIKEYLECGASVPTGRTQRFIHGDQSIAVFYDTGAELYCIDFNNADSGLPSQDAALLISNAYTHMADVVPLPLFRNGVEHFLELYTKKMGSDEKAAFSRQLPFFLAGAEYSKVSDLGLGRVDYNIREIYGITLK from the coding sequence ATGACCCCAATTGATGCAGTAACCGAAGTTTCTCGTGATCTTTTCCCCAACAGACGAGTTCTTTTAATCGCTCATGAGTTTGAAACAGGAGGAGGCATTGCAACATATGTTCGTCATACAAAAAAAGCTCTTCGAAGTTTAGACCTTATGGTGGATGTACTTGTTAGAGCACATGGCTCATCATCTGAAGCAAGCTTATTTACTGATGATGTTGCTACAAGCGTTGACATTAATAATCTTCCGCAGCTATTAAAAAGACGTCCTTATGATCTTATTCATTTTAACAGTATTTCTACAACAACTATGTATGGTTTTCCACTTCGTGGTCTTGGTATTTTGAACACGCCACTTGTTTATACGGCTCACTCTAGCATCCAACAAGAGATGGATCGCTTAGGAGTAGGTGGTGCTGAATATCAACGAGCACTTGAAGCACAACACCAATTACTTGATATTGCTGATAGAATTATTGTGCCGAGTACAGCTTTGGGGGGCGCACTTGGAGGACAGAGTAAAATACGAGTTGTTCCTAATCCTGTTGCTCTCCCTACTTTTGAGGCAAAAAATGTTGACGCTATTGCCAATTGGATTCGAAAACATTATGCTCCTAATGATGAAGACCTCCTTATTTATTCAGGTAGGCTTGGACAAGAGAAAGGAGTAACAACTCTTGCTGCAGCATATAATCATCTTAAGCGACAGAGGACAAATTTGAGGTTGTTATATGTCGGTGCAGGACCTGCAACTCCTACTGTGTACCAAATTCTTGGAGCAGACTGTGATGGCTTTATTAAAGATGGCTCTGGAAGAAAATATCCGCCAGTTACTGGTTGGCGACAAGGAGAAGAGCTCTTTGCATATTATGCTGCTGCAGATGCTATTATAATCCCAAGCAAACTTGAATCGTTTGGGCTCAGTGCTGCTGAGGCACTTCTTATGAAAAAGCCTTTGATTGTTAGTGACATTGATGGCCCACATGAATATTTTGTAGAACCTGGTTTTGCTTATGGAATCTCGAATCCTAATGATGTGAGCGCAATTATCCAAGCAACTAACCGCTGTCTTGCTGAGAAAGGAACTTCCTCTCAACGTGCTATGATTGATCGTGCTGTTGCGCACCTTACTTCTGAACTCAATTTAGGAAGTTTCGGGAAGAGAGTACTTCGAACATATGCGGAGTCTATAGGAAACACCACTCGAAGAAGACATTATTATCATGCTGCTGCTGCATATCACCAACGAAGACTTGAAGAGTTGCTCACCGAAGAGCCCGATAATGGAGCTATCGCTTATGCACTTGCAGAGATGTATGCCTCTCATGGAGAGACCTCGTCTGCTCAACAGTTATTAGAACGAGCAATGACCTGTACATTTACCGCTTCATATGGTGTGGAAAAACAACAAGCATATGTTGCACTTGCTGCACTTTATTATAAAAAAAGAGAGTATCATTTACTTCCCCCTCTTTTCAAAGAAGGCTCTGTACTCCTTGAACATGATAAAGTAGATGCGTATAAGAAAGCAGTCGTTGATGATTGGTATGAATTTGGAATCAAAGCACGAGAAGCAAGAGACTTAGTTCTTTCACAATATTACTTTAATCTAATCTTGGAAACTGACCCTAACCATGGAAATGCGCATCACCGCATTGCGCAAACAATCAAAGAGCTGGGTGGAGAAGACGCACGCATGCGTGAACACTACGACTATGCTCTTGCACTTCGTGCAGAAATGTTTCCAGAAGAATTTATGACTGGCTTTGCATCTGAAGCAACAAGAGGTAGCAGCACCAGAACATATCATAATGAAATTACCTTATATCGATTTAACAGACCGAGAATTATCTACGCAACTCCTAAAGAAAGAAGAGCACTCTCTGGCTTTGTTGTTAAAAAAGTAATGGAAGAAGGAGACTTACGAACAATAACCCTCCAACGCGCAAAAACTGAATTTTCTACTCTTGAACTACTAGCAACAAGTCCGCAGTTTCAAGACCACTATAGAGTACCGCTTCCCCTCGCTTATGATCCTACTTCTGGTATCATTGTTATGGAACTTGTTCAAGGAAGAAGTGTCCCTTCTATTGTTGCACAAAACCCCACAAAATTTGTTGAGTACATGGAAAGAATTGCATCTTTTGCAGCTGAATTACATGAAATAAGAATACATGACCGAGCAGATGCTCCTTTAACAACAAATGTTCAATATAGTTTATATCTAAACATGATTAGAGAAGATAATACTAAATCGGCTGACCCCGCATATAGAAGGATTAAAGAATATCTTGAGTGTGGAGCGTCTGTACCAACTGGAAGAACACAACGTTTTATCCATGGTGACCAGAGCATTGCTGTTTTTTATGATACTGGGGCAGAACTTTACTGTATTGATTTTAACAACGCTGATTCTGGTTTGCCAAGTCAAGATGCAGCACTGCTTATTTCAAATGCATACACACATATGGCTGATGTTGTTCCCTTACCTCTCTTTAGGAATGGAGTAGAGCACTTCTTAGAACTGTATACCAAAAAAATGGGCTCTGATGAAAAAGCTGCTTTTTCACGTCAGCTCCCATTTTTCCTTGCAGGCGCGGAATACTCAAAAGTAAGCGACCTCGGCCTTGGTCGTGTAGATTATAATATTCGAGAAATTTATGGCATCACTTTAAAGTAG
- a CDS encoding NAD(P)/FAD-dependent oxidoreductase, producing the protein MKSVAIIGAGPAGNYTAYLLAKANYNVTIYEEHLEPGLPIQCTGILTNDLKNHVELSDEYIVNRMRKVKVFAPDGTVFETKNDDIIVCRHKFDNYILKKAIVAGATIEKGTKFISYNDETQEIIVKNKEAEKKVKIDILIGADGPNSKVSKIINEEMLKRHPTPMYYGSQATVKGTFEPNTYHVYLGNICPEFFLWVVPEDTQHARIGLATKETPNIYFKHAMEKLGYTDLDITDRQGGLIPCYNPNINVQKNNIYLIGDAATIIKSTTGGGIIPHLEAAKILTDCVINNKDFNKELKREKLWLHLFLRKFLDQFSDEEYNQLVKMLNNSSANEVMEKYTRDNLLQLIFHLVRENPQFIFFGMKHMKKMWKAL; encoded by the coding sequence ATGAAATCAGTCGCGATCATTGGTGCAGGACCTGCGGGAAACTACACAGCGTATCTTCTTGCAAAAGCGAACTACAACGTCACGATCTACGAAGAACATCTTGAGCCAGGGCTTCCTATTCAGTGTACAGGAATTCTCACCAATGATCTCAAAAACCACGTGGAACTCAGCGATGAGTACATAGTCAACAGGATGCGGAAAGTCAAAGTGTTTGCGCCAGATGGCACTGTGTTTGAAACAAAAAATGATGATATTATCGTTTGCCGTCATAAGTTTGACAACTACATTCTGAAGAAAGCGATCGTGGCAGGAGCGACGATAGAAAAAGGAACAAAGTTCATCAGTTACAATGATGAAACACAAGAAATCATCGTGAAAAATAAAGAAGCAGAAAAGAAAGTTAAAATTGACATTCTTATCGGCGCGGATGGACCAAACAGCAAAGTCTCTAAAATCATCAACGAAGAAATGCTCAAGCGGCATCCAACGCCGATGTATTATGGGAGCCAGGCAACAGTGAAAGGAACCTTTGAACCAAACACCTATCACGTCTATCTTGGAAATATCTGTCCAGAATTTTTCCTCTGGGTTGTCCCAGAAGATACGCAGCACGCAAGAATTGGTCTTGCGACAAAAGAAACACCAAACATCTATTTCAAACATGCGATGGAAAAATTAGGATACACAGACTTGGACATTACGGACAGACAAGGAGGATTAATTCCCTGTTACAATCCAAACATCAATGTCCAAAAAAACAACATCTATCTTATTGGTGACGCAGCGACAATCATAAAATCCACAACAGGAGGCGGAATTATTCCACATCTTGAAGCAGCGAAAATACTTACAGACTGCGTCATCAACAACAAAGATTTCAACAAAGAACTCAAAAGAGAAAAATTGTGGCTCCATCTCTTCCTGCGAAAGTTCCTTGACCAATTTTCAGATGAGGAATACAACCAACTCGTCAAAATGCTGAACAATTCCAGTGCGAACGAGGTGATGGAAAAGTATACGCGGGATAACCTTTTACAATTAATATTTCATCTTGTTAGAGAAAATCCGCAATTTATTTTCTTTGGGATGAAGCACATGAAAAAGATGTGGAAAGCGTTATAA
- a CDS encoding protein phosphatase 2C domain-containing protein has protein sequence MDSYATQYFKRTQDGFDSSENDAYSLFLTEDMMLSVAGFSYLGRRRPLNEDNYILQDGTLVVADGAGGHNSGEIASHLVCDVFERENDPTSVPIQHKELSDTIREAHTYVIKEAAKRPKELGKEREGEMCSTVAALRFLGNKVSRAYVGDSRIYRLRNNRLKQLSEDDSVAWERYRKGEITRENVRTDKNRHFITSAIGFSDSSLSHLHDSSDDVQLGDVYLLCTDGLWDELPDREIGRLIKQGYVDHPDDDLTVAKMLVTAANSAGGRDNITAVLARAKGIPIEILVERGIGAIEEDDTTLLLDLFSKHRDRLLSAHGSKARYVLAEYTQRTGLSLTARDFYLEAIEQASPQERKESYFKKTVDTLLWLYSSLYIQETGASNGREQIFFRKVLELRGKAEGYKERIDATLCERVEQFGDFENITELDNLRLGSIDAHVPALRESIAHGYLQIAEKALARKDYANAQMLLEKMHLVNTETPFMQTVTKRQGTAYVGLARVYYVTRQFEALHTLFSDEHKEVQELMSYKKDVINDWYELGRKAEREGDYSDARAYYRRIIDFEPSHVRAHFHIGTAYEAQLRHDQAKTAYKRTLTLAPTFTEAREGLTRVKTRN, from the coding sequence ATGGATAGCTATGCAACACAATATTTCAAAAGAACGCAAGATGGTTTTGACAGTTCTGAAAATGATGCATACTCCCTTTTTCTAACAGAAGATATGATGCTTTCTGTTGCTGGCTTTTCTTACCTTGGAAGAAGAAGACCACTTAATGAAGATAATTATATCCTTCAAGATGGAACTCTGGTTGTTGCGGATGGCGCTGGGGGTCACAATTCCGGAGAAATCGCAAGCCATCTTGTCTGCGATGTTTTTGAGCGAGAGAACGATCCTACTTCTGTGCCAATACAACATAAAGAATTAAGCGACACTATTCGCGAGGCACATACTTATGTAATTAAAGAGGCTGCAAAAAGACCGAAAGAGTTAGGAAAAGAAAGAGAAGGAGAAATGTGTTCTACTGTTGCTGCTCTTCGCTTTCTAGGGAATAAAGTTTCTCGCGCGTACGTCGGTGATTCTCGCATTTATCGCTTACGAAATAACAGATTAAAACAACTGAGCGAAGATGACAGTGTTGCTTGGGAAAGATATCGAAAAGGAGAAATTACAAGAGAGAATGTTCGAACAGATAAAAATAGACATTTTATTACTTCTGCAATTGGATTTAGTGACAGTTCTCTTTCTCATCTTCACGATTCTTCAGATGATGTCCAGCTTGGAGATGTTTATCTTCTTTGCACAGACGGTCTTTGGGATGAACTTCCTGATCGGGAAATTGGACGACTCATAAAACAAGGATACGTTGACCACCCTGATGATGATCTTACTGTCGCAAAAATGCTTGTTACTGCTGCAAACAGCGCAGGGGGGCGAGATAATATTACCGCTGTTCTTGCACGAGCGAAAGGAATTCCTATTGAAATTCTTGTTGAACGAGGCATTGGAGCAATAGAAGAAGACGATACAACTCTTCTTTTGGATCTCTTTAGCAAGCATAGAGACAGATTGCTCTCTGCACATGGAAGCAAAGCTCGCTATGTTCTTGCAGAATATACACAAAGAACCGGACTTTCGCTTACTGCACGAGATTTTTATTTAGAAGCAATCGAACAAGCATCTCCTCAAGAACGCAAAGAATCTTATTTTAAAAAAACAGTTGATACACTCCTTTGGCTTTATTCTTCTCTTTATATTCAGGAAACTGGTGCATCAAATGGAAGAGAACAAATATTCTTCAGAAAAGTTCTGGAACTTCGAGGAAAGGCAGAAGGGTATAAGGAACGAATTGATGCAACACTTTGCGAACGTGTTGAGCAATTTGGTGATTTTGAAAATATTACAGAACTTGACAATCTGCGCCTAGGCTCTATAGATGCTCACGTTCCTGCTCTTCGAGAAAGTATTGCTCATGGTTATCTACAAATTGCTGAGAAAGCACTCGCTAGAAAAGACTATGCTAATGCACAAATGTTACTTGAAAAAATGCACCTGGTTAATACTGAAACTCCTTTTATGCAAACAGTTACTAAAAGACAGGGAACTGCTTACGTTGGTCTTGCGAGAGTTTACTATGTAACACGCCAATTTGAAGCACTTCATACATTGTTTAGCGACGAGCATAAAGAAGTACAAGAGCTCATGAGTTATAAGAAGGATGTTATAAACGATTGGTATGAACTTGGTCGCAAAGCAGAGAGGGAAGGAGATTACTCTGATGCACGTGCCTATTATAGAAGAATTATCGACTTTGAGCCATCACATGTTAGAGCACACTTTCATATTGGGACTGCATACGAAGCACAGTTACGACATGACCAAGCAAAAACTGCTTACAAAAGAACTCTTACATTAGCACCAACTTTTACTGAAGCACGAGAAGGATTAACAAGAGTTAAAACGAGGAACTGA